A segment of the Coffea arabica cultivar ET-39 chromosome 8c, Coffea Arabica ET-39 HiFi, whole genome shotgun sequence genome:
AAAAATTGGGATGCAGATGCACTCACATCTGTATCTTGCTTGAAAAACAACAATTTCTCCTTATTTTCCATTGAATCCATGCCCAACTTAAGGCAAATTCATGCACTATTTCAGACATATTCTCTATTGATATACTTTCATCCCCAAGAAACTTACCTTCCCTCTTCAGTAAATTGGTTTTTTTCCAATGGAGCGTTACTATACACAAAGGGACAAGAATCAACCCCTAGTCCAATCAAATTCCAAGGTGAAAATCTTCCACGAGGTGGTTTAGATGATGGAAGATATTGGCTGGACCTTCCTGCTGATGAAACGTCAAAAGAGAAACTCAAGAAAGGCAATTTTCCAAGCTCTGAGGCATATCTTCATGTGAAATCAATGTTTGGTGGAACATATAGTGACATAGTTATTTGGATTTTCTGCCCATTTAATGGACCTGGGATGCTTAAATTTGGACCTATTGATATTTCACTAAGCAAACTTGGAGAACATGTTGGTGACTGGGAGCACATGACTCTAAGAATCAGCAATTTCAATGGAATGCTGCAAAAAGTTTTTTTCTCCCAACACAGTTCTGGAACATGGATTGATGCatcatttcttgaatttcaaaatggaagtAACAAATTTGTGGCCTATTCATCTTTGCATGGCCATGCATTTTATTCAAAGCCAGGTTTGGATTTACAAGGTGCTGCTGGATTTGGAATAAGGAATGATATGGCTAAAAGCAACTTAATTTTGGACACTGGAGGTAGGTATGTGATAGTTTCAGCTGATTATCTTAGTCCACCAATTGTGAAGCCACCATGGCTGTACTATGCTAGAGAATGGGGACCAAGAGTGACATACAACCTTGGTCTTTTAGTGAAATTTGTGGAAAATATTTTGATAGGAGTTTACAAAtcaatttttcaaagtttggttaatttatTTCCAAATGAACTTTTTGGAGAAGAAGGTCCCATTGGCCCCAAGATGAAAAGGAATTGGAAGAAAGATGAACTTTGAGTTAGATGGCATAGTGGTAGAAATCTCACTTGGTTCAGGCAAATTCTCAATTGCATGtatggagaaaagaaagaaatgaattcAATTGTACAGTCAAaagacttcttttttttttttttgttacccCCTTAGATTTTTAGGTCTTTCAggtttttttttgcaatttattTGAAGTTTGTTTTGGATGACATActtaaaaaattagttttgaaaCTTTTAGGGTTGCAAGATGTATATTGCTAGACTTACCACTTATGTCCATACCTTTGTACAGATTTTATTTCGATCAATTTGAATGGAGTACATCCCTAATTTGATCCAATTTCCGTTGGAATAGAGATTGTTACAATTAAAGGACTTTATTGACCCCAAGAAACCTTGCTTGTTAGAACATTGAGTTTTTCTTTGGAAAAAATACACTTTCTATCCTCATTGTTTGGGAGTTGGATCAATTAGGTCCCTTATTGTGTCAGCAGAAACACATTTAGTCCGGTAGCTTTTGTTTGTTGACCAATTAGGGAGAATTGATGCTTAATCACTCAATTTGGATTGAAATCAAAGTTTAATCACTTAATTTGGATTGAATAAAATGTGGGGTGAGGGGACGGCGGGTAAAATTCATGAGACTCGACCTATTTCAACTTCCTTATAATTCTTTACAACCAACCATTTGACACATTTATCcttattttttattcaaattgtAATGAATTTTGTCTAATAAATTTTGAGAGTCCAATGAATTTTGCCTCTCCCAATTCTTTTCACTAACAATACGCCCCCTCACATACTTTATTCTAtccaaatttagtgattaaaatGTCAATTTTAGCCCAAATTGAAAGATTAAATATCAAAGGAGGGTTGAATTAAGTGATAAGATGGGAGCGACTGTATGTACGTAGGACGTTTTGGATTCAAAACCTTCTATTTATACaataaaatatctaaaattaaaaaaaagaataattaaatGTCAATTGTTTCTAATtgatcaaaaaatcaaaactttagGGACTAAATATGTCTTTGTTGAAATAACCGGGACCGAATTGATCACACTCCCCAAGCAACGGGGCTGAAAAGTGGACATTTTCCAATCTCTTTTGTGATGAGACAATAACCAATGATATAAACACACAAGACGAGCTCCAGCCACAGCTAATTGTCAAAAAGTGAGAATATTAAGAAGACAAATACTTCTGTGAAGTGGTCTATGCCGTCACCAGTAAAACTTGTAGCCATCAAATATTCAAGTCATCACTGTAATATCACACGACACCACTTACTAATAACTTGTAAATTTTGTAATTATAAGGTCTAAAGAACGAATCACAAAATTAATCATAATTGAAATTACAGTTTGATTAAGGATAATAGAACTTACATTTTGATTAAGGTTAGTCGGAGCAAGTTAATGGGCATGATTGGCCCATTTTAAGAGTTTTgtgattaattaattttttttttcctaagggAATCAATGTTCACTTATCCATATATCTcatattttaaattaaaaattaaaaagctAAAGAAAAAAACTAGGAGAGAGTCatgaaaaaatataagaaattttattACTAAAAATTCATTACCATTAACTTGCTAATCATAGTTATAACAATCAtgattgatgaacttttatcaAATGAATCTCAAATTTACAATATTTTCCTCTCTTTAAAAATGcccaaaaaaaacacacacacacacacacacagcgGATAAGCTTTGAGAGGAGTTTCAGCAGACTTTCAGTCCAAGCGGATCGTTCTCCTAGACGGTGTAAGTCAACCCTTGTCCATTTGTTTAGGTGCCACCCAAGATATTTctacttttcttctttctaATCTTCAGTTTCCTGTTAAGTTAAATCaagaccaaaaaagaaaaaaagagaatctTCAATTTGGTTcatctttttgcctctttttttttttttttttttccttacttCTAGTTTGTTTTGTCCAATATGGTGCTTGCATTTAAGAGAACctaaaattaaataattaatacacaaaattatattagaagtagtagtagtattattattattattacatttacttttattttcttactaataaataacaaaaaatattagAAAATTATGTAATCAAACCCTATGTAAATTACGATTTCATTAGCATTTTTAGAATTTTGAGTAACAAAATCAGATCGATAAAACGACTAAAAACTTACTTCAACTATAAGTGCGAATGCGTTAATTAAGATGATAAATTACATAAATTAGTGCATTGAAAAGATCCCTCATGTAATTATTAGAATAAACTATTTTAACAATTTACCTGCTAAAACTTTCTTctacatacatatatttacatgaAAAGTGCAGTAAAATaataggaaaatgatttttaatTCCCCCAAATTTCCCATTTCGGCTAATTTTTTAGAAtatttgtataaaaaaaaatcatccgcCAAATGCACCTCTGACGTGGGTTTGTTCTCATTCTATACCTGCCGTGCTGACTCAGAACGGCAGCAAATTAAATTTTACCACTGTTAGAACTCTGCAAAATTTCCGTGTGATCAGCCTGTGTCAGCACGGCTGCGATTGACACAGATAGACATGACTGACTCTCGTGTCAGTCGCAGCAATCAGCTGGAGCTGTGCACAGTCAACACGGCTCCATCTGACAttcgaaaaaaaaatagtttaaacCAATTTATGTACAGTATTTACACATGGATTTCTCTATTGACCTTCAACCAATTTATGTATCATTACTACTTACAGAGCTCACTGAAGTTCTTGTTTTTACTACGTTGGAGCTCTAGGAATTGGGTTTGTCAATCATATAGTTGTCTGCCATTTACTTTTCTCGGCATGCAGGGTGGTTAAGAAGAGCAAAGCTAGAAATTGGTTTCTTGCACTGATGCAGTTAAACATATGGTATACCATGTGTCCCAAGACTTTGCCTATTTTACCTGCATTGTCTAGTTTAAATCTGCCTTTTATTCGATGCAAGTCTAGTCAAATCAACTAGTCTGGTTTCCAAAAATTCCTTCTTTGTCAGAAATCTAAAGCTTGGCTAAGCTCACGTAGCATATTTCTCCAAGAAGTGATTGTAAATCAATACCCTTGGCGAAACTCGAAGTCGAAATAGAATGGAGATGGAAAGGCAAGAGAGATAAGATGGAACAAAGCATCTGCTCTGGAGCTTATTTCTCCAATTTTAGTCAAACTGATATCCTTTTTCCACCAGGAAGAAGCTAATTTGAAGTTACCAATctttccaattcatcaaaaaccTTTTCTGAAAAGAAGAACTTTTATTTGGATAATACAAGATTATAACTAACCTCCGGtctgtttggattagttgtttttggagttatttttcaaaaacaaaactgtagcatttcgtttttgaaatacaagtccgtttggatcaGTCATTTTTGGgattgttttttaaaaactatatgaaaaacttttactgtcgatgttttttggattatttttagaggtatttttaaaacatatttttgagtatttttataatttataatttttataattttgtatttatatacatttatgcatttataataatttataaatatttataaataaatatatttatatatattatataaaaatataaaaatatattataaatatattatattatatataatacataatataaatatatttagaaatgtataagtgtatatcattataaattataaattataaatgaacattatataaatgtataaattaatatttataaatatatattaatattatgtataaatatattaatattatgtataaatgtaaaattaatattatgtatattaatataaatatataaatgtattatacatgtattatattatatataatacataatataaatgtatattataaatatacataaatatatatattatgtataaatgtacatttatataaatgtataatatatataatatataatataaattatattatatataatttctataatatataatattatataaatatattataaatatataaaaatatattttaaatcaaataaaatattgtaatatgaataaataaataaataatatataattatttaatacatataatatacattaatattaattataaatattataatattataaatatggtgtttatataatattccaatttgtaatatttattgtatatttcattatataaatatttatataatatataatatataaatatataatataaaattttcaatttgtataatatacataatattgtatatatataatacaatatacataatataatatattatacataatatacatgtataccttattacatattatgtataatatatattatacataacattagtatacacaataatgtacataataatgaaagtacattaataatgtatatattataatataatgtacataatatattatgtataaatatttatacatttatgtatacaatattacatattatgtatattatattatattatgtataatatacaatattatgtataatattaatgtatataaatatttatataatatataatatataaatatataattttcaatttgtatatttcaatttatattaatataaatatacaaattgaaatatacatattatgtacatttggagttatttttgatataatgtttggatatgagtgtttttgaaattatttttaaaatacatatttattgtagcatttgaaatgtgaaaaataaatttttaaaaatagagACAAAAACAAGGAATTCAAACAGACCTCTCATATTTTGAACAATTAAGCCACCCTGATAGTGCACACCATCTGCAACCAAGATGCCAAATGTAAGCCCTTAAGCCAAATAAGGATGAAAGATTCACAATGCCTCTTGTCGGCCTTTGTCACGCGACTGTCAGGCGCCtgacgctttttttttttttttttttttactggatGTCTGTAGCCATGTTGACCGGGCATGGCTGCCAATTCTTCGCATGGGTCCGTGCTAAATCAGCACGGCCGCTATGAAACGAGAAATATCCCATGTCACATAGGTGTATTTggcggatttttttttttttaatctataaTCTAATAAATTAGCCCCAAATTTCAGACAAACAAACGTACCTCAAAGTGTCAAACCTTTGACTTCTCCATTagatattttctcattttcctttttctcaagaattatttctttatattttgaGCTCTTCTTGACCGCCTCTTCTTGCCTTTGCTGACTGAGACCTGCCTGAATCcccagaaaaaagaaatattaataatattaataaaattttcataaagTAAATTCCCACCCAACACTCCGATTTATAAACTCCGATCACCGGAGATATTTCCGGTGGAGATCGGAAACTCTTGAAAATCCTCAATCCCACCACTAATTGACTGCATTTCCACCGCCCCtttatccctatggactccccAGACTTCAAGGAAGAGCTAGAGGAgactgaggaggaggaggaggtggaggtggaggtggaggtggaggtagaggtggagaagagaaaaaagagttctttgtatatattttttggtattcttttcaaaatctttttcaCCACTTGGGCAACTTTTTCTGTATCATTTTTTATGGTTTTTGTAGCTGTTGTTCTGGGCAACCTGTCAATTTGGAACCCCATTTCTGTTCCTTCTCAGTGCAAGATCCTGTCCAGTAGTAAGTACTTTCGTTACccctttttcattcattttctgcGTACTGACAGCTATTCTTAATTCTActtcattttgttttatttttggttgCTGAATTTTTGTTTGATATGAGGATTTGGCTTAGTTTTCAAGAACCCTTCTAAGAAATGGACG
Coding sequences within it:
- the LOC113705701 gene encoding hypothetical protein At1g04090-like, translating into MHFHCQVFVILICFVSSSLLCILLGPPFTRPAMKETNLPVHSTFEFPFPLPTWPPGGGFARGYIDLGGLHVYQVTTFKKIWAVYQGGPKDLGATFYEPSEIPDGFFMLGSYSQPNDQPLFGSLFVGKVVANTIGRPETLKSPIDYTLVWSTELSKIRQSGPGYIWYPIPPDGYEAAGYVVTSASEKPSLDKIRCVRSDFTHDCDIEKWIWGESSSISADGFSAYSLRPSARGTLDQGVPVGSFIFMKNWDADALTSVSCLKNNNFSLFSIESMPNLRQIHALFQTYSLLIYFHPQETYLPSSVNWFFSNGALLYTKGQESTPSPIKFQGENLPRGGLDDGRYWLDLPADETSKEKLKKGNFPSSEAYLHVKSMFGGTYSDIVIWIFCPFNGPGMLKFGPIDISLSKLGEHVGDWEHMTLRISNFNGMLQKVFFSQHSSGTWIDASFLEFQNGSNKFVAYSSLHGHAFYSKPGLDLQGAAGFGIRNDMAKSNLILDTGGRYVIVSADYLSPPIVKPPWLYYAREWGPRVTYNLGLLVKFVENILIGVYKSIFQSLVNLFPNELFGEEGPIGPKMKRNWKKDEL